A window of the Virgibacillus pantothenticus genome harbors these coding sequences:
- the pth gene encoding aminoacyl-tRNA hydrolase, with the protein MKCIIGLGNPGKKYDRTRHNVGFMVIDELIQRHQWKLDKSKFKADYTIVQTENEKLMLVKPQTFMNLSGDAVRPLMDYYHIHLENILIIFDDLDLPIGKIRLRQKGGHGGHNGIRSIIEHVGSKDFKRVRIGIGRPDSSLSIIDYVLQTFPKRDTEEVMNSVNKAADACEAWVHKPFPEVMNEYNQ; encoded by the coding sequence ATGAAATGTATCATTGGTTTAGGAAATCCAGGGAAAAAATATGATCGTACTAGGCATAATGTTGGTTTTATGGTTATTGATGAATTAATTCAACGCCACCAATGGAAATTAGATAAGTCCAAATTTAAAGCGGACTACACCATTGTGCAAACAGAAAATGAAAAGCTGATGTTAGTGAAGCCGCAAACATTTATGAACCTTTCTGGAGATGCTGTAAGGCCGCTAATGGATTATTATCATATTCATTTAGAAAATATTTTGATTATTTTTGATGATTTGGATTTACCAATCGGAAAAATTAGGCTCCGTCAAAAAGGAGGCCATGGTGGACATAATGGAATTAGATCCATTATTGAGCATGTTGGTTCGAAAGACTTTAAACGTGTTCGAATAGGGATAGGCAGACCTGATTCATCGCTATCGATTATTGATTACGTTCTGCAAACTTTCCCTAAACGTGATACGGAAGAAGTAATGAATAGTGTAAATAAAGCTGCAGATGCATGTGAAGCATGGGTGCACAAACCGTTTCCAGAGGTAATGAATGAATATAATCAATAA
- the glmU gene encoding bifunctional UDP-N-acetylglucosamine diphosphorylase/glucosamine-1-phosphate N-acetyltransferase GlmU, which yields MTNRYAVILAAGQGTRMKSKLYKVLHPVAGRPMVQHVIEQIGGVNVDKIITIVGFGAEDVKKQIGAASEYVLQEEQLGTGHAVVQAKALLEDKEGTTVVVCGDTPLITKETYQALINHHEQTGAKATILTAKAPNPSGYGRVLRNQQNDVERVVEHKDANEAELLVDEINTGTYCFDNQALFRALEHVSNDNAQGEYYLPDVIEILQTQGETVSAYQTPDFAETLGINDRVALAQAEKIMKQRINEYHMRNGVAIIDPDQTYIEPDVMIAADTTIHPGTIIKGNTVIEQNAEIGPYSELSNCYVGSGTVIRQSVVNDSNIGNDVKIGPYAHIRPDSAIGDKVKIGNFVEIKKTSLGENSKVSHLSYIGDAQVGSNVNVGCGTITVNYDGKHKYVTTIEDESFIGCNSNLIAPVTIGKGSYIAAGSTINKDVPEDSLSIARAKQTNKEGYASKIKNRKKD from the coding sequence ATGACGAATCGATATGCTGTCATATTGGCAGCAGGGCAAGGCACAAGAATGAAATCTAAGCTTTACAAAGTACTCCATCCTGTAGCGGGTCGCCCCATGGTTCAACATGTTATTGAACAAATTGGTGGCGTAAACGTCGATAAAATAATTACTATTGTCGGTTTTGGCGCTGAAGATGTAAAAAAACAGATTGGTGCTGCTAGTGAGTACGTCCTTCAAGAAGAACAGCTGGGAACTGGACATGCAGTTGTCCAAGCTAAAGCACTTTTAGAAGATAAGGAAGGAACAACGGTTGTTGTCTGTGGGGATACACCTTTAATAACAAAGGAAACGTATCAAGCATTGATTAATCATCATGAGCAAACAGGTGCAAAAGCAACCATCCTGACAGCAAAAGCTCCTAATCCTTCTGGGTACGGACGAGTACTTCGAAATCAGCAGAATGATGTGGAACGGGTTGTAGAACATAAGGATGCAAATGAAGCAGAACTACTTGTAGACGAAATTAATACAGGTACATATTGTTTTGATAATCAGGCTCTGTTCCGAGCTTTGGAGCATGTCTCCAATGATAATGCGCAAGGTGAGTATTATTTGCCGGATGTGATCGAGATCCTTCAAACTCAAGGTGAAACAGTGAGCGCATATCAAACTCCGGATTTTGCTGAAACGCTCGGAATAAATGACCGAGTTGCTTTAGCGCAAGCGGAGAAAATTATGAAACAACGTATTAATGAATATCATATGCGTAATGGTGTAGCAATTATTGATCCGGATCAAACATATATCGAACCAGACGTAATGATTGCTGCTGACACTACTATTCATCCAGGTACGATTATTAAAGGTAACACAGTCATTGAGCAAAATGCGGAAATTGGTCCATATTCAGAGTTGAGCAATTGTTATGTAGGAAGTGGAACAGTAATTAGACAAAGTGTTGTGAACGATAGCAATATAGGTAACGATGTGAAAATTGGTCCATATGCGCATATACGTCCAGATAGTGCTATTGGTGACAAGGTAAAAATAGGAAACTTTGTTGAAATCAAAAAGACGAGTTTGGGCGAAAATAGTAAGGTTTCACATTTAAGTTATATTGGAGATGCGCAAGTCGGAAGCAATGTGAACGTAGGTTGTGGTACAATTACAGTGAACTATGATGGAAAGCATAAATATGTAACAACCATTGAAGATGAGTCATTTATTGGCTGCAATTCGAATCTAATTGCACCTGTGACAATTGGAAAAGGTTCTTACATTGCTGCTGGTTCTACTATTAACAAGGATGTGCCAGAAGATTCTTTATCGATTGCAAGAGCAAAGCAAACGAATAAAGAAGGGTATGCGTCAAAAATTAAAAATCGGAAAAAAGACTAA
- a CDS encoding anti-sigma-F factor Fin family protein, which yields MTIIYLCRHCGQKIGSIQQQVIDSSILGFDQLSVKDKEEMITYKPNGDMHIQVICENCEEALGHHPHYHELDFFLQ from the coding sequence TTGACAATTATATATTTATGCAGGCACTGTGGGCAAAAAATAGGCAGTATTCAACAACAGGTAATTGATTCATCGATATTAGGGTTTGACCAATTATCAGTGAAGGATAAAGAAGAAATGATTACTTATAAACCAAATGGGGATATGCATATACAAGTGATTTGCGAAAACTGTGAAGAAGCTTTAGGTCATCATCCTCACTACCATGAGTTAGATTTTTTTTTACAATAG
- a CDS encoding 50S ribosomal protein L25/general stress protein Ctc: protein MAVKLAAQRREDHTKSATKQIRNSGRVPAVIYGKAKEAKSIAVSSVELIKTVRDEGRNAIISLHIEDEKPVDVMLHDYQIDPIRDELVHADFYIVDMAEEMDVEVNLRLEGEAKGTKDGGVLQQPLYQLQVRAKPADIPEEIVVDVSELEIGDSIAVSDIAIKGNFEILDEAVTTVATVLAPDTLEDVEEAPSENAEPELVDAEKE from the coding sequence GTGGCAGTAAAATTAGCAGCTCAACGAAGAGAAGATCATACAAAATCAGCAACAAAGCAAATTAGAAATAGCGGTCGTGTTCCAGCTGTCATTTATGGAAAAGCGAAAGAAGCGAAATCGATTGCTGTAAGTAGCGTTGAATTGATCAAAACAGTTCGTGATGAGGGTAGAAACGCGATTATCTCACTTCACATTGAAGATGAAAAACCTGTAGATGTGATGCTTCATGATTATCAGATCGATCCAATAAGAGATGAGCTTGTTCACGCAGATTTTTATATCGTCGATATGGCTGAAGAAATGGACGTAGAAGTAAATTTACGTTTAGAAGGAGAGGCAAAAGGGACGAAAGATGGTGGAGTCTTGCAACAACCACTATATCAATTGCAAGTTCGTGCTAAACCAGCTGACATCCCTGAAGAAATTGTCGTCGATGTTTCTGAACTAGAAATTGGTGATAGTATTGCTGTTTCTGATATTGCTATCAAAGGTAATTTCGAAATATTAGACGAAGCGGTTACTACGGTTGCAACAGTATTAGCGCCGGATACCTTAGAAGATGTAGAAGAGGCTCCGTCAGAAAATGCAGAACCAGAATTAGTTGATGCAGAAAAAGAGTAA
- a CDS encoding ribose-phosphate diphosphokinase: protein MAASYKDSSLKVFTLNSNPQLAEEIARHIGTTLGKCTVSRFSDGEIQINIEESIRGCDVYVVQSTCSPVNEHLMELLIMIDALKRASAKSINIVMPYYGYARQDRKARSREPIAAKLVADLLETSGSDRVITLDLHAPQIQGFFNSPIDHLQGVPILSDYFEAKNLEDIIIMSPDHGGVTRARKMADRLKAPIGIIDKRRPRPNVAEVMNIVGNIEGKTAILIDDIIDTAGTITLAANALVENGAKEVYACCTHPVLSGPAMERINDSKIKELVVTNSIPLPDDKRIDKITQLSVAPLIGEAIIRVHELQSVSILFD from the coding sequence ATGGCAGCTAGTTACAAGGATTCATCCTTGAAGGTATTTACACTAAACTCTAATCCACAATTAGCGGAGGAAATCGCCAGACATATTGGCACAACACTGGGGAAATGTACTGTATCACGATTTAGCGATGGGGAAATTCAAATTAACATTGAAGAAAGCATACGTGGTTGTGATGTTTATGTCGTACAGTCAACGTGCTCACCGGTGAATGAGCATTTAATGGAATTATTAATTATGATTGATGCTTTAAAGCGTGCTTCTGCTAAATCCATCAATATTGTTATGCCTTATTACGGATATGCAAGGCAAGATCGTAAAGCAAGATCGAGAGAACCAATTGCAGCAAAGTTAGTGGCGGACTTACTGGAAACATCAGGTTCTGATCGTGTTATTACGCTTGATTTGCATGCTCCGCAAATTCAAGGGTTCTTTAATAGCCCAATTGACCACTTACAAGGAGTACCAATACTTTCCGATTATTTTGAAGCAAAAAACTTGGAAGATATCATCATTATGTCACCTGACCATGGTGGAGTGACACGGGCGAGAAAAATGGCTGATCGCCTAAAAGCACCAATTGGAATTATCGATAAGCGCAGACCACGCCCTAATGTAGCTGAGGTAATGAATATTGTCGGGAATATTGAAGGGAAGACAGCAATTCTAATTGATGATATCATTGATACTGCTGGCACTATAACTTTGGCTGCAAATGCATTAGTTGAAAATGGTGCCAAGGAAGTATATGCTTGTTGTACACATCCAGTATTATCGGGTCCGGCAATGGAACGTATTAACGATTCAAAAATTAAAGAATTAGTTGTAACCAATTCGATTCCTTTACCGGACGATAAGCGAATCGATAAGATTACACAGCTTTCTGTCGCTCCTTTAATCGGTGAAGCGATTATTCGTGTGCATGAACTGCAATCCGTTAGTATTTTGTTTGATTAA